A single genomic interval of Ischnura elegans chromosome 3, ioIscEleg1.1, whole genome shotgun sequence harbors:
- the LOC124155435 gene encoding cytochrome b-c1 complex subunit Rieske, mitochondrial, with the protein MLSIISKSSNLSPYLKGTTQVVASQLKSAFAPVVTETEKIVVQSGQVLSAHSWNQILPRTSPSVTSGPTVPTQVRYAHSDIQVPDFTKYRRDGVKETHAVAKDSVANRHSFTYLIVGAGAVGSAYAAKAVVTQFVSSMSASADVLALAKIEIKMSDIPEGKSVTFKWRGKPLFIRHRTSSEIETERSVNISTLRDPQHDDDRTKKPEWLVLIGVCTHLGCVPIANAGDFGGYYCPCHGSHYDASGRIRKGPAPLNLEIPPYEFPEENLLIVG; encoded by the exons atgttAAGTATAATATCAAAATCCAGTAATTTGTCGCCTTATTTAAAAGGCACAACGCAAGTAGTTGCGTCTCAGCTTAAATCCGCCTTTGCTCCGGTCGTAACGGAAACTGAGAAAATTGTCGTGCAATCTGGACAAGTATTATCCGCTCATTCATGGAATCAAATTTTGCCGAGAACTTCTCCGTCTGTGACATCTGGACCCACTG TGCCAACCCAAGTACGATATGCTCACTCCGATATCCAAGTTCCTGATTTCACTAAGTATAGGAGAGATGGGGTGAAGGAAACCCATGCAGTTGCGAAGGATAGCGTTGCCAACCGTCATTCATTTACGTACCTCATTGTGGGAG CGGGTGCAGTTGGTTCGGCATATGCTGCAAAAGCTGTCGTGACGCAGTTTGTTAGTTCTATGAGTGCCTCGGCTGATGTTTTAGCTTTAGCcaaaattgaaatcaaaatgtCTGATATCCCTGAGGGTAAAAGTGTTACTTTCAAGTGGCGAGGAAAGCCCCTTTTCATAAGGCACAG AACTTCCAGTGAGATCGAAACTGAGAGGTCTGTGAATATTTCAACTCTCCGAGACCCTCAGCACGACGATGACCGAACGAAGAAACCCGAGTGGCTTGTCTTGATAGGTGTGTGCACTCACTTGGGATGTGTACCCATCGCCAATGCAGGAGACTTCGGTGGATATTATTGCCCATGCCATGGCTCCCATTACGATGCTTCAGGCCGTATCCGCAAAGGCCCTGCACCTCTTAACTTAGAAATACCACCCTACGAGTTCCCCGAGGAGAATTTGCTGATTGTAGGTTAA